The following are encoded together in the Lathyrus oleraceus cultivar Zhongwan6 chromosome 3, CAAS_Psat_ZW6_1.0, whole genome shotgun sequence genome:
- the LOC127127229 gene encoding uncharacterized protein LOC127127229, which produces MTSSPTREKMLTPYRGRGRGYGRGGRGSNNMLPQSESNIPLKGDWTTVYKGRKMQQLPASLSKKEDIPSSSSNKSTSYKEVAVNNPPKELLDYFENPVTEKIMYIDEEDIQINLNDGWSIKTRYLESRGYPGLHGKSRPHLEILLTVTKSVTFTHHYQNNNPESFINFSKCHINQILLPREWGLNPNGEKAIRIAEGK; this is translated from the coding sequence GGAAAAAATGTTGACCCCGTATAGGGGAAGAGGCCGCGGTTATGGCCGTGGTGGAAGGGGGAGTAACAATATGTTACCCCAGTCAGAATCAAACATTCCTCTTAAAGGGGATTGGACTACAGTTTACAAAGGTAGAAAAATGCAACAATTACCTGCATCTTTATCTAAAAAGGAAGATATTCCTTCCTCCTCCTCTAATAAAAGTACATCTTACAAAGAAGTTGCGGTTAATAACCCACCTAAAGAGCTATTGGATTATTTTGAAAATCCAGTAACTGAAAAAATCATGTATATTGATGAAGAAGATATTCAAATCAATCTAAATGATGGATGGTCTATCAAAACTAGATACCTCGAATCAAGAGGATATCCAGGCCTACATGGAAAATCTAGGCCTCACCTAGAAATTCTTCTAACCGTTACCAAATCGGTAACATTTACTCACCATTACCAGAATAATAATCCTGAAAGTTTTATAAACTTCAGTAAATGTCACATTAATCAAATCCTGTTACCAAGAGAATGGGGTCTTAATCCAAATGGTGAAAAGGCAATAAGAATTGCAGAAGGAAAGTAA